TTTTTCTCCTACCTTTGCATGAAGAGGATGATGTTTTAAAGCATTGACAGACCCGTTGAAGACGAAATACTCAGGGGATGAATGAAGTGTTTTAAGGGCATCGGACTCCTGATGGCCACTAGCTCCGAAAGACCCGGCAGTATAAATCTCTCCTTCCATGATATAGAATTCATGGTCAACTTTTGGCATGCCTTGGACTGGCTAAATCAGTATAAGACCATACATCCCGTTGGCTACATGTTGAGCTACCATGGGAGTACCGCAGTGATAGACAGGATTAAGGGCTTTAAAACTAAAAATTTTTTCCTGTCCGGGCATAGCTTGTGTCACGGCTGCCCCTCCAGCAAATCCCCATGCCGCATGGAAATCTATCGAATGAACCATCAGGTTTTTGGAATCGTTGATAAGATGAATTTCTAAAACGTCTCCAACCCGTGCTCTAAGAAATGGACCTGGAACTTTACCATCGAACGTCCAATACCGAAAGGAAGTGTGTTCGGCTAGCTTTCCTTCAATCTCAATTGCATGGAGAGTAATCTTCAGGACCTTTGGGGGCCTCTTTCCGATAGGAGGAGGGACATCTGCGGGATCTCGGCTAATATCAGGGATATTGTCAGAAGAAGAAACCTCGGCTCCATGGAGGTTTAAAAATTGAATCAGAAAAAATAAGACAATCGAAGCTAAATAGCTCTTCTTTTTTCTAAAAATGTTTTTCAGTACGAAATGATACATATTTTTTCTTACTTTGTTTCAAGAATATAAACATTTTTTTAAGTCAAGGTTCCAAATTTAGAATCTTTAATCTTTTCATGTTAAACAACTTTCAAATTATTCATTCTCTTGTAGCGCTGGATACTCTTCCTGGATCCCATTGTCTTGGTCAAAGAAAAAACAAAACTTTTCCCCTGTTTTCATGCTTTATCCAAAAAATAAACCTAACCGTCCCCCTGTTACAGCAACTGGCAAAAGCGCTGTGAAATGCCTTCTTCTGTACTCCATGGTTTTTTAATCTCCCGAAAATGCCTCATTGCAACAAAAGCTCGACTGACATCCTTCTTCTTGCCCATGGGCACGGATTCATGACATAATCACTGATTGCCAAACCCTGCATTGGCTATTGTTGCATACAATACTCTGCCTTTGATACTGGAGCGCCTGAGTACTTAAGCAGATCAACTCCTTACTAGGTATATGACGGCCACAATGGACTCACCCTACTACAGTAGGTAGCACTAACTCGATTGCCCTGAGGCCTGCGAAAGCAAGACTTGGAGTTTGCAGTGGTTGTCGCATTGTGGTTTGAGATAGCTCATTTTTCTTTTGGATTAGCCT
The DNA window shown above is from Methylacidiphilum caldifontis and carries:
- a CDS encoding multicopper oxidase domain-containing protein; amino-acid sequence: MYHFVLKNIFRKKKSYLASIVLFFLIQFLNLHGAEVSSSDNIPDISRDPADVPPPIGKRPPKVLKITLHAIEIEGKLAEHTSFRYWTFDGKVPGPFLRARVGDVLEIHLINDSKNLMVHSIDFHAAWGFAGGAAVTQAMPGQEKIFSFKALNPVYHCGTPMVAQHVANGMYGLILI